One genomic window of Desulfovibrio desulfuricans includes the following:
- a CDS encoding phosphotransferase enzyme family protein — protein MALQQNDSLSDQAVTQLARQALQQYPPEMQGSLHLLCRSENATFLVQTSNSRYALRVHRENYHSHINIMGELMWLDALQQDTGIVTPKALPSMEGQRVLTLHLPDGSHRNIVLFQWIDGEMPTVHLDPRAFRQLGEVAARLHQHSRQWQKPAGFQRIVWNHESMVGPRAHWGDWRASPGLPREDSLLLEAALNCIGEKLRAYGQSARRYGLIHADLRLTNLLLHKDGTRVIDFDDCGMGWFVHDIAAAMSFEEHCPQAPRWLENWLQGYELVSHLDAQDEAMIPHMIMQRRIQMTAWMATHANTETARNLGAHWLEHTVRLCRRYLEGGMPLGAV, from the coding sequence ATGGCACTTCAGCAAAATGACTCGCTCAGCGATCAGGCCGTGACGCAACTGGCACGGCAGGCGTTGCAGCAATACCCCCCGGAAATGCAGGGAAGCCTGCACCTGCTCTGCCGTTCAGAAAACGCCACATTTCTTGTCCAGACCAGCAACAGCCGTTATGCCCTGCGTGTGCACCGCGAAAATTATCACTCGCATATCAATATAATGGGCGAGCTGATGTGGCTGGATGCCTTGCAGCAAGATACCGGCATCGTCACGCCAAAGGCCCTGCCCAGCATGGAGGGCCAAAGGGTGCTGACCCTGCACCTCCCAGATGGATCACACAGAAATATCGTTCTTTTTCAGTGGATTGACGGCGAGATGCCAACCGTGCACCTAGACCCGCGCGCCTTTCGGCAGCTTGGCGAGGTCGCGGCGCGCCTCCACCAGCATAGCCGCCAATGGCAAAAACCGGCAGGCTTCCAGCGCATTGTCTGGAACCACGAAAGCATGGTTGGCCCGCGCGCCCATTGGGGGGATTGGCGGGCAAGCCCCGGCCTGCCACGCGAGGACTCCCTGCTTCTGGAAGCGGCCTTGAACTGTATTGGCGAAAAACTGCGCGCCTACGGCCAGTCTGCCCGGCGTTATGGCCTGATCCATGCTGATCTGCGCCTTACCAATCTGCTGCTGCACAAGGATGGTACGCGCGTCATTGATTTTGACGATTGCGGCATGGGCTGGTTTGTTCACGACATTGCCGCGGCCATGAGCTTTGAGGAACACTGCCCGCAGGCCCCCCGCTGGCTGGAAAACTGGCTTCAGGGATATGAGCTGGTCAGCCATCTGGACGCTCAGGATGAAGCCATGATCCCGCATATGATCATGCAGCGGCGTATCCAGATGACAGCATGGATGGCCACGCACGCCAATACCGAGACCGCCCGAAACCTCGGCGCGCACTGGCTTGAACACACGGTGCGCCTGTGCAGACGCTACCTTGAGGGAGGCATGCCCTTGGGCGCGGTATAA
- a CDS encoding sodium:proton antiporter, whose translation MARFLTVLGALCAALLVPGVVLAGEGHPNIPGAQLSVLWAIPFVCMLLSIAIMPLALPHFWEKHFGKIAAFWGLAFLTPCLLVYGFNVALYEFLHIILLDYVPFLVLLFTLFTIAGGVRLTGSLVGTPAVNTGLLAVGTVLASWMGTTGAAMLLIRPLLRANAHRKYRVHSVVFFIFLVANIGGSLTPLGDPPLFLGFLKGVDFFWTTTNLLMKTSLMSAVLLGIFFVLDTVLFKKEGSPKPEAPAGAAEEKLGLDGKINLLFLLGVVVAVLLSGLYPLGELVSVFGVSVEGQNLLRDVALLCLAGLSLKFTSRRCRELNGFSWGPIEEVAKLFFGIFISMIPAIAILRAGADGALASLIHLVSHDGQPVNSMYFWLTGILSSFLDNAPTYLVFFNTAGGDAQHLMHDMPATLAAISAGAVFMGANSYIGNAPNFMVRSIAESDGVRMPSFFGYMAWSVGILVPLFALLTWLFFI comes from the coding sequence ATGGCAAGATTTCTAACTGTGCTCGGCGCCCTGTGCGCCGCGCTTCTTGTGCCCGGTGTCGTTCTCGCAGGGGAGGGACATCCCAATATCCCTGGTGCGCAGCTTTCAGTCCTTTGGGCAATCCCCTTTGTGTGCATGCTGCTTTCGATTGCCATAATGCCTTTGGCATTGCCCCATTTTTGGGAAAAACACTTTGGTAAAATCGCGGCCTTCTGGGGCTTGGCCTTTTTAACGCCCTGTCTTCTGGTTTATGGGTTCAATGTGGCCCTCTACGAGTTTTTGCACATTATTCTTCTGGATTATGTTCCTTTTCTGGTGCTGCTGTTTACACTCTTTACCATCGCAGGCGGCGTGCGGCTTACCGGTTCGCTGGTCGGAACCCCCGCAGTCAATACTGGGCTGCTGGCGGTGGGCACTGTGCTGGCCAGCTGGATGGGAACAACCGGCGCGGCCATGCTGCTTATCCGCCCCTTGCTTCGGGCTAACGCGCACCGCAAATACCGTGTTCACTCAGTTGTATTTTTTATTTTTCTTGTGGCCAATATTGGCGGCTCGCTCACGCCTCTGGGCGATCCGCCGCTGTTTCTGGGTTTTCTGAAGGGTGTGGATTTCTTCTGGACCACAACCAACCTGTTGATGAAAACAAGCCTTATGTCGGCAGTTTTGCTGGGTATCTTCTTTGTCCTTGATACGGTGCTGTTCAAGAAAGAAGGCAGCCCCAAGCCTGAGGCCCCGGCTGGCGCGGCAGAAGAAAAGCTCGGCCTTGACGGCAAGATCAACCTGCTGTTTCTTCTGGGCGTTGTTGTGGCCGTGCTGCTTTCTGGCCTCTACCCTCTGGGCGAACTGGTTTCGGTCTTCGGCGTGTCGGTCGAAGGGCAGAACCTGCTGCGCGATGTGGCGCTGCTGTGCCTGGCCGGGCTTTCGCTCAAGTTCACGAGCAGGCGCTGCCGTGAACTCAATGGTTTTTCCTGGGGCCCCATTGAGGAAGTTGCCAAGCTGTTCTTTGGCATTTTTATCAGTATGATTCCCGCCATTGCCATTTTGCGCGCAGGTGCTGACGGTGCGCTTGCTTCCCTGATTCACCTTGTTTCGCACGATGGGCAGCCGGTAAATTCCATGTATTTCTGGCTCACGGGCATCCTCTCCAGTTTTCTGGATAATGCGCCGACCTATCTGGTATTTTTCAACACCGCTGGCGGTGACGCGCAGCACCTTATGCACGATATGCCCGCCACCCTTGCCGCCATATCAGCGGGTGCCGTGTTTATGGGCGCCAACAGCTACATTGGCAACGCGCCCAACTTCATGGTCCGCTCCATTGCAGAAAGCGATGGCGTGCGTATGCCCAGCTTCTTTGGCTACATGGCATGGTCGGTAGGCATTCTGGTGCCCCTGTTCGCACTGTTGACCTGGCTGTTCTTTATCTAG